Proteins encoded in a region of the Streptomyces sp. NBC_00310 genome:
- a CDS encoding ABC transporter substrate-binding protein has protein sequence MSRNTFTAASSSMSRRLFLTTTGALSLGAALTACGGGDSGGSSGSAEPVGQADIDKAMKTPTELTFWTWVPNIAKEIALFEKKYPAIKVKVVNAGQGTPQYTKLRTALKAGSGAPDMVQIEYQAIPTFTITDSLLDLRPYGADKLKDQFVDWTWGQVSGSDGEVWAIPQDTGPMGMLYRKDIFDKHGIEVPKTWDEFAEAARKLHKADPDVYLTNLAANQPAAWHGLQWQAGAEPYATSGDSDITISVDDAASRKLGEYWGGLAKEGVISVDPDFTDGWYAGLNKGKYATWLTAAWGPAFLSGSAKATAGKWRAAPLPQWDAAKPSAGNWGGSTTAVIRSTKNPIAAAVFAQFLNTDPASARMFATEQFFFPATKALLTDKEFVSDAPSFYGGQKVNQLFADISATVDPSFQWPPFLDQAATDWTETVGKSLADKTDTVRALGTWQSRLTTYAKNQGFTVKGS, from the coding sequence ATGTCCAGAAACACGTTCACAGCCGCTTCCTCCTCCATGAGCCGTCGGCTGTTCCTCACCACGACGGGTGCCCTGTCGCTCGGGGCCGCCCTCACCGCCTGCGGCGGCGGTGACTCCGGCGGCTCCTCCGGCTCCGCCGAGCCGGTCGGCCAGGCCGACATCGACAAGGCGATGAAGACGCCCACCGAGCTGACGTTCTGGACCTGGGTCCCGAACATCGCCAAGGAGATCGCGCTCTTCGAGAAGAAGTACCCGGCCATCAAGGTCAAGGTCGTCAACGCCGGCCAGGGCACCCCGCAGTACACCAAGCTGCGTACGGCGCTGAAGGCGGGCAGCGGGGCACCGGACATGGTGCAGATCGAGTACCAGGCCATCCCGACGTTCACCATCACCGACAGCCTGCTGGACCTGCGGCCGTACGGCGCCGACAAGTTGAAGGACCAGTTCGTCGACTGGACCTGGGGCCAGGTCAGCGGCAGCGACGGCGAGGTGTGGGCGATCCCCCAGGACACCGGCCCGATGGGCATGCTGTACCGCAAGGACATCTTCGACAAGCACGGCATCGAAGTCCCCAAGACCTGGGACGAGTTCGCCGAAGCGGCACGCAAGCTCCACAAGGCCGACCCCGACGTCTACCTCACCAACCTCGCGGCCAACCAGCCCGCCGCCTGGCACGGCCTGCAGTGGCAGGCCGGCGCCGAACCGTACGCCACCTCCGGCGACAGTGACATCACCATCAGCGTCGACGACGCCGCCTCCCGGAAGCTCGGCGAGTACTGGGGCGGACTGGCGAAGGAAGGCGTGATCAGCGTCGACCCGGACTTCACCGACGGCTGGTACGCCGGGCTCAACAAGGGCAAGTACGCCACCTGGCTCACCGCCGCGTGGGGCCCGGCCTTCCTCTCCGGCTCGGCCAAGGCCACCGCCGGCAAGTGGCGCGCGGCCCCGCTCCCCCAGTGGGACGCCGCCAAGCCCAGCGCGGGCAACTGGGGCGGCTCGACCACCGCGGTCATCCGCTCCACCAAGAACCCCATCGCGGCCGCCGTGTTCGCGCAGTTCCTCAACACCGACCCCGCGAGCGCCAGGATGTTCGCCACCGAGCAGTTCTTCTTCCCGGCGACCAAGGCCCTGCTCACGGACAAGGAGTTCGTCTCGGACGCGCCGTCCTTCTACGGCGGCCAGAAGGTCAACCAGCTGTTCGCCGACATCAGCGCCACCGTGGACCCCTCCTTCCAGTGGCCGCCGTTCCTCGACCAGGCGGCCACCGACTGGACCGAGACCGTCGGCAAGTCCCTCGCCGACAAGACCGACACCGTCCGCGCGCTCGGCACCTGGCAGTCACGGCTGACCACGTACGCCAAGAACCAGGGCTTCACCGTCAAGGGGAGCTGA
- a CDS encoding carbohydrate ABC transporter permease, translated as MAAARRHRSAGPLFVAPFLVLFLLLFLAPLGYAAYLSLFQERLIGGTVFVGLDNYVKAFGDSQFLHGVGRVALFFVVQVPVMLLLALLFALALDSGLLRLSRVIRLGIFVPYAVPSVVAALMWGYLYGPDFGPFAQLSRNLDLPAPAFLSEGWMLGSLANIVTWEFVGYNMIILYAALRTVPHELYEAAAMDGAGAWRIAWSIKLPALRPALLLTLLFSVIGSFQLFNEPNLLMKIAPDVISSSYTANLYAYTLAFTGQQVNYAATVSFLLGLVIVIASYGVLLTANRRRTP; from the coding sequence ATGGCCGCCGCACGCCGTCACCGCTCGGCGGGACCACTGTTCGTCGCACCGTTCCTGGTGCTGTTCCTCCTGCTCTTCCTCGCCCCGCTCGGCTACGCCGCCTACCTCAGCCTCTTCCAGGAGCGCCTGATCGGCGGGACGGTCTTCGTCGGCCTCGACAACTACGTCAAGGCCTTCGGCGACTCCCAGTTCCTGCACGGAGTCGGCCGCGTCGCACTGTTCTTCGTGGTCCAGGTCCCCGTGATGCTGCTGCTCGCCCTGCTGTTCGCCCTCGCACTCGACAGCGGACTGCTACGGCTGTCGCGCGTGATCCGGCTGGGCATCTTCGTCCCGTACGCCGTACCCAGCGTGGTCGCCGCGCTCATGTGGGGCTATCTGTACGGCCCGGACTTCGGCCCGTTCGCCCAGCTGAGCCGGAACCTGGACCTGCCGGCCCCCGCCTTCCTCAGCGAAGGCTGGATGCTCGGCAGTCTGGCGAACATCGTGACCTGGGAGTTCGTCGGCTACAACATGATCATCCTGTACGCCGCCCTGCGTACGGTCCCCCATGAGCTGTACGAGGCGGCCGCGATGGACGGCGCCGGGGCCTGGCGCATCGCCTGGTCGATCAAACTCCCCGCGCTCCGCCCTGCCCTGCTGCTCACGCTGTTGTTCTCCGTGATCGGCAGCTTCCAGCTGTTCAACGAGCCGAACCTGCTGATGAAGATCGCCCCGGACGTCATCAGCAGCTCCTACACCGCCAACCTCTACGCCTACACGCTCGCCTTCACCGGCCAGCAGGTCAACTACGCGGCCACGGTGTCCTTCCTCCTCGGCCTCGTCATCGTGATCGCCTCCTACGGCGTCCTGCTCACCGCGAACCGCAGGAGGACCCCGTGA
- a CDS encoding HAD domain-containing protein: MTDHPRSPLLFLDVDGTLLPYGGARLPAVAEEWDAWQHTSNPQLAKIDLSHGPRLLGLPCALMWATAWMDDANAVIAPLLGLPELPVVDLPEEDGTDLLHWKTRALVRAAAGRPFIWVDDEITDLDRAWVSRHHRGRALLHRVEPEVGLTSADFTVLQEWLGGA, encoded by the coding sequence ATGACCGATCACCCGAGGTCCCCGCTGCTCTTCCTGGACGTCGACGGAACCCTCCTGCCCTACGGCGGAGCGCGACTTCCGGCAGTCGCCGAAGAGTGGGACGCCTGGCAGCACACGTCGAATCCCCAGCTGGCGAAGATCGACCTCAGTCACGGTCCACGTCTGCTGGGACTGCCCTGTGCGCTGATGTGGGCCACCGCGTGGATGGACGACGCCAACGCGGTCATAGCGCCGCTCCTCGGGCTGCCGGAGCTTCCGGTCGTGGACCTGCCGGAGGAGGACGGCACGGACCTGTTGCACTGGAAGACCCGAGCCCTGGTCCGGGCAGCCGCCGGACGCCCGTTCATCTGGGTCGACGACGAGATCACCGACCTCGATCGCGCCTGGGTGTCACGGCATCACCGAGGGCGGGCCCTCCTCCACCGCGTCGAACCCGAGGTCGGCCTGACCTCTGCGGATTTCACCGTGCTCCAGGAGTGGTTGGGCGGCGCCTGA
- a CDS encoding beta-galactosidase, translating to MAALPARVLFGAAYYHEYQPYERPAERLKTDLDLMADAHVSVIRVGESVWSTWEPENGKFDLDWLQPVLDGAHERGISVVLGTPTYAAPPWLARQYPEITGERRTGERIGWGARQEVDFTHPAFRFHAERIIRKVVGRYADHPAVIGFQVDNEPGLHLFHNQGVFQRFVDHLREKYGDVETLNREWGLVYWSHRLSTWADLWTPDGNEQPQYDVAWREFQARQVTEFIGWQADLVREYAGPEQFVTTCISYTRQGVEDDELTDRLDIASGNPYYDMQDGLLLPDPTPDDHEQKWKTTGVWSLYQTADWMFSSRQEPFLVTETNAGSIGMAWDNRPGYDGQWRQAAWALVSRGARMIEYWHWHTLHFGAETYWGGILPHTGQPGRTYAELARLGAEFEAAGPLVAGLEPDSDITMVYSTPSKWLMQKYPPLAKPDGEPDPTAYHRIFDPFYRGAFDAGRQVRIVHARQLHDPSGEREGLSPEEAVRRHPVLVVPALYIAADSTLDWLAAYAHAGGHLVLGPRTGYADHEARARAERAPGRLTEAAGVGYDEFGNLAREVPVRPVPGGPLRLPESATATRWAEGLTATDADVLVTYDHPHFGRWPAVTTRRHGAGRVTCVGTVPGRDLGRALAEWLTPSARHAWGDLPPSVTATTGTSPDGRRVHIVHNWAWEPARVPVPASLADVLTGTSLPAGAPLELGPWDVRVLVSTNPSTTSEA from the coding sequence ATGGCGGCTCTGCCTGCCCGCGTCCTGTTCGGCGCCGCGTACTACCACGAATACCAGCCCTACGAACGGCCCGCCGAACGCCTCAAGACCGACCTGGACCTGATGGCCGACGCGCATGTCTCCGTCATCCGGGTCGGCGAGTCGGTGTGGTCCACCTGGGAGCCGGAGAACGGGAAGTTCGACCTCGACTGGCTCCAGCCCGTCCTGGACGGTGCCCACGAACGCGGCATCTCCGTCGTGCTCGGCACCCCGACGTACGCGGCACCGCCGTGGCTGGCCCGCCAGTACCCGGAGATCACGGGCGAGCGGCGCACCGGTGAGCGCATCGGCTGGGGCGCCCGGCAGGAGGTCGACTTCACCCACCCCGCCTTCCGCTTCCACGCCGAGCGGATCATCCGCAAGGTCGTCGGCCGGTACGCCGATCACCCCGCCGTCATCGGCTTCCAGGTCGACAACGAGCCCGGTCTGCACCTCTTCCACAACCAGGGTGTCTTCCAGCGCTTCGTGGACCATCTGCGCGAGAAGTACGGCGACGTGGAGACCCTCAACCGCGAATGGGGCCTGGTCTACTGGTCCCACCGGCTGTCGACCTGGGCCGACCTGTGGACGCCGGACGGCAACGAACAGCCGCAGTACGACGTGGCCTGGCGGGAGTTCCAGGCCCGGCAGGTCACCGAGTTCATCGGCTGGCAGGCCGACCTGGTCCGCGAGTACGCCGGGCCGGAGCAGTTCGTCACCACCTGCATCTCCTACACCCGCCAGGGAGTGGAGGACGACGAGTTGACCGACCGCCTCGACATCGCCTCCGGCAACCCCTACTACGACATGCAGGACGGACTCCTTCTGCCGGACCCCACCCCCGACGACCACGAGCAGAAGTGGAAGACCACCGGGGTGTGGTCGCTCTACCAGACCGCCGACTGGATGTTCTCCTCCCGCCAGGAGCCGTTCCTCGTCACCGAGACCAACGCCGGCTCGATCGGCATGGCCTGGGACAACCGCCCCGGCTACGACGGCCAGTGGCGGCAGGCCGCCTGGGCGCTCGTCTCGCGCGGCGCCCGGATGATCGAGTACTGGCACTGGCACACCCTGCACTTCGGCGCCGAGACCTACTGGGGCGGCATCCTCCCCCACACCGGGCAGCCCGGCCGCACGTACGCCGAACTCGCCCGCCTCGGCGCGGAGTTCGAGGCGGCCGGCCCCCTCGTCGCCGGACTCGAACCGGACTCCGACATCACGATGGTGTACTCGACGCCCAGCAAGTGGCTCATGCAGAAGTACCCGCCGCTCGCCAAGCCGGACGGCGAGCCGGACCCCACCGCCTACCACCGCATCTTCGACCCCTTCTACCGCGGCGCCTTCGACGCGGGCCGCCAGGTCCGCATCGTCCACGCCCGCCAGCTGCACGACCCGAGCGGCGAGCGCGAGGGTCTCTCCCCCGAGGAGGCCGTGCGCCGCCACCCGGTCCTCGTCGTCCCGGCGTTGTACATCGCCGCCGACTCCACCCTCGACTGGCTCGCCGCCTACGCCCACGCGGGCGGCCACCTCGTCCTCGGCCCGCGCACCGGCTACGCCGACCACGAGGCCCGCGCCCGCGCCGAGCGGGCCCCCGGGCGCCTCACCGAGGCCGCGGGCGTCGGCTACGACGAGTTCGGCAACCTCGCGCGGGAGGTGCCCGTACGGCCGGTCCCGGGCGGGCCGCTCCGCCTCCCCGAGAGCGCGACGGCGACACGCTGGGCGGAGGGCCTGACCGCCACCGACGCCGACGTGCTCGTCACCTACGACCACCCGCACTTCGGCCGCTGGCCCGCCGTCACCACCCGCCGCCACGGCGCGGGCCGGGTCACCTGCGTCGGCACGGTCCCCGGCCGCGATCTCGGCCGGGCACTGGCCGAGTGGCTCACGCCGTCCGCCCGGCACGCCTGGGGCGACCTCCCGCCGTCCGTGACCGCCACGACCGGCACCTCGCCCGACGGACGCCGCGTCCACATCGTCCACAACTGGGCCTGGGAGCCCGCGCGCGTCCCCGTCCCGGCGTCCCTGGCCGACGTCCTGACCGGCACGTCCCTCCCGGCGGGAGCGCCGCTGGAACTCGGGCCGTGGGACGTCCGCGTGCTCGTCTCCACCAACCCCTCCACCACCTCCGAGGCCTGA
- a CDS encoding aminoglycoside phosphotransferase family protein translates to MTDSEIKITAGLVHDLLREQHPDLAGLAIREVAGGWGNQMWRLGDDLAVRMPRTEDAPDLLRKEYRWLPVLAPRLPLPVPRPVRIGEPSARFPKPWTIMTWVPGEPLDHTSISCGDHAADHLAGFLRALHVEAPAEAPASSDRGAHPDKCTDGFDHFFRAVAPGDIADEVRAVWDDAVAAPEWEGPQVWVHGDLHPANVVVSDGTLSGVIDFDALFAGDPAWDLAAAWVILPAGAASRFFDVYAHADEATIRRARGLAAMKCLFLMLMGQNGDRGLPGGKPTWGPAGRAALDRVLRDGLV, encoded by the coding sequence ATGACCGATTCCGAAATCAAGATCACCGCAGGCCTGGTCCATGACCTGCTGCGGGAGCAGCATCCGGACCTTGCGGGGCTGGCCATCCGCGAAGTGGCGGGTGGGTGGGGCAATCAGATGTGGCGCCTTGGGGACGACCTGGCTGTGCGCATGCCGCGTACAGAAGATGCCCCGGACCTCCTGCGCAAGGAGTACCGGTGGCTGCCCGTCCTGGCTCCGCGCCTGCCGCTCCCGGTCCCCCGGCCTGTACGGATCGGTGAACCGTCCGCCCGCTTCCCGAAGCCCTGGACCATCATGACGTGGGTTCCGGGCGAGCCACTGGACCACACCTCGATCAGCTGCGGCGACCACGCGGCCGACCATCTGGCGGGCTTCCTCAGGGCGCTCCACGTGGAGGCTCCCGCCGAGGCGCCGGCCAGTTCGGACCGCGGCGCTCATCCCGACAAGTGCACGGACGGCTTCGACCACTTCTTTCGAGCCGTCGCACCCGGCGACATCGCCGACGAGGTCCGGGCCGTCTGGGACGACGCCGTCGCGGCCCCCGAGTGGGAAGGCCCGCAGGTATGGGTGCACGGTGACCTTCATCCCGCGAATGTCGTCGTCTCGGACGGGACGCTCTCAGGCGTGATCGACTTCGATGCCCTGTTCGCCGGCGATCCGGCATGGGACCTCGCGGCCGCATGGGTGATCCTTCCCGCGGGCGCCGCCTCACGCTTCTTCGACGTGTACGCGCACGCGGACGAGGCGACGATCCGGCGCGCCCGCGGGCTGGCTGCGATGAAGTGCCTGTTCCTCATGCTGATGGGCCAGAACGGGGACCGGGGACTTCCTGGCGGCAAGCCGACATGGGGACCCGCGGGCCGGGCAGCGCTCGATCGTGTGCTGAGAGACGGTTTGGTGTAG
- a CDS encoding carbohydrate ABC transporter permease — protein MTTTTPAPTVTATAKKPARIAHRKGRPARRSTPLTIAMLAALAYFLLPLFWLLIASTKSTQDLFNSFGLWFSDAPQLLSNIKATFSADNGVFVHWLLNTVMYAGVSAVGAALLAAAAGYGFAKYRFRGDRAAFNLVLGAVMVPTTALAIPTYLLFAQAGLANTPWAIILPSLVNPFGLYLMRVYAEDAVPDSILEAARIDGAGEARIFFRIALRLMGPGVVTVLLFTLVATWNNYFLPLIMLNDPDLYPITVGLASWAAQAQNGGAGASSDMLALVVTGSLISIVPLVVAFLMLQRYWQSGLATGGVKQ, from the coding sequence GTGACGACGACCACCCCGGCGCCCACGGTCACCGCCACGGCGAAGAAGCCGGCGCGCATCGCACACCGCAAGGGCCGCCCGGCCCGTCGCAGCACCCCGCTGACGATCGCCATGCTGGCCGCCCTGGCCTACTTCCTCCTTCCGCTGTTCTGGCTGCTGATCGCCTCGACCAAGAGCACCCAGGACCTCTTCAACAGCTTCGGCCTGTGGTTCTCCGACGCCCCCCAACTGCTGTCGAACATCAAGGCGACCTTCAGCGCGGACAACGGCGTCTTCGTGCACTGGCTGCTCAACACGGTCATGTACGCCGGAGTCAGCGCGGTCGGAGCCGCGCTGCTCGCGGCCGCCGCCGGGTACGGCTTCGCCAAGTACCGCTTCCGCGGCGACCGGGCCGCCTTCAACCTCGTCCTCGGCGCCGTCATGGTCCCGACCACCGCGCTGGCCATCCCGACCTATCTGCTCTTCGCGCAGGCGGGCCTGGCCAACACCCCCTGGGCGATCATCCTGCCCTCGCTGGTCAACCCCTTCGGTCTCTACCTCATGCGCGTCTACGCCGAGGACGCCGTCCCGGACAGCATTCTGGAGGCCGCCCGCATCGACGGTGCCGGCGAGGCCAGGATCTTCTTCCGGATCGCGCTGCGGCTGATGGGTCCCGGCGTGGTGACGGTCCTGCTGTTCACCCTGGTGGCGACCTGGAACAACTACTTCCTGCCGCTGATCATGCTCAACGACCCCGATCTGTACCCGATCACCGTGGGCCTGGCCTCCTGGGCCGCACAGGCGCAGAACGGCGGGGCCGGCGCCAGCAGCGACATGCTCGCGCTGGTCGTGACCGGCTCTCTGATCTCGATCGTCCCGCTCGTCGTGGCCTTCCTCATGCTGCAGCGGTACTGGCAGAGTGGTCTGGCCACCGGCGGCGTCAAGCAGTAG